From a region of the uncultured Desulfatiglans sp. genome:
- the yabD gene encoding Uncharacterized deoxyribonuclease YabD produces MLFDTHAHLDMEAFADDLEEVMRRAREAQVESVLTVGIDLGSSTRAIAIAQVHDRTYAAVGYHPHNAAECTPNDLERLADLTASPEVVAWGEIGLDYYRGYCPAETQKPLFTRQLEMAADLALPVIIHDREAHMDVLEAVRRKGAGKRRGVIHCFSGDLDLAHTFIDLGFYISIPGTVTFPKATQVREVARGIPLEALLIETDAPYLAPVPKRGKRNEPAFVRYTAGEIASLRGLREEEIATVTTENACRLFGIDQTP; encoded by the coding sequence ATGCTGTTCGACACCCATGCACACTTGGATATGGAGGCATTTGCGGACGATCTCGAAGAGGTCATGCGACGCGCCCGCGAGGCGCAGGTGGAGTCCGTTCTGACGGTGGGGATCGACCTCGGGAGTTCGACCCGCGCGATCGCGATCGCTCAGGTGCACGATCGAACCTATGCGGCTGTTGGTTATCACCCGCACAACGCTGCAGAGTGCACGCCGAACGACCTGGAGCGGCTGGCGGACCTTACCGCCTCGCCGGAGGTCGTCGCCTGGGGGGAAATCGGGCTCGACTACTACCGCGGTTACTGCCCGGCGGAGACCCAAAAGCCCTTGTTCACCCGTCAACTCGAGATGGCTGCCGACCTCGCCCTCCCGGTGATCATTCACGACCGGGAGGCCCACATGGACGTTCTCGAAGCGGTCCGAAGGAAGGGCGCTGGAAAGCGGCGCGGGGTCATTCACTGTTTTTCGGGGGATCTCGACCTGGCGCACACCTTCATCGATCTGGGCTTTTACATCTCCATTCCCGGAACCGTGACGTTTCCAAAGGCGACCCAGGTCCGGGAGGTCGCCCGAGGCATCCCGCTCGAAGCCCTGCTGATCGAAACCGACGCCCCATACCTCGCCCCCGTGCCCAAACGCGGCAAACGCAACGAACCGGCCTTCGTCCGCTACACGGCCGGCGAAATCGCCTCCCTGCGCGGCCTCCGCGAAGAGGAAATCGCCACGGTGACAACGGAAAATGCATGCCGTCTTTTCGGGATCGATCAGACGCCATGA
- a CDS encoding exported hypothetical protein (Evidence 5 : Unknown function) → MVFLANLGVNLHVCLCGDLQVASAQTLDFLDIGQKSSFPDWKLSSTAKSFSDGNSIGASPDGLRRAMWIHEHAGIWNPAALPPMAGCSCFAAGGRAAPRPQRCFRMKMV, encoded by the coding sequence ATGGTCTTTTTGGCCAATCTCGGCGTCAATCTGCACGTTTGCTTGTGCGGCGACCTGCAGGTCGCCTCCGCGCAAACGCTTGATTTCCTTGATATTGGCCAAAAATCCTCATTTCCGGATTGGAAACTGAGTTCTACCGCGAAATCATTTTCGGATGGAAACTCTATTGGTGCATCGCCGGATGGCCTCCGTCGGGCGATGTGGATTCACGAGCACGCGGGGATCTGGAATCCGGCCGCCCTTCCACCGATGGCGGGTTGCAGTTGCTTTGCCGCCGGCGGCCGCGCAGCCCCGCGTCCCCAACGCTGTTTTCGGATGAAGATGGTATAG
- a CDS encoding Type II secretion system protein E (modular protein) has translation MMTSEEENRLRSGFAEREARSDDGFDSRFAGLLGTGLLSLLDLKAAESRARSAGRSVESILLDEFHLSKQDLGLALARRYRMPLLAFSEDLHFPAGRLSGVKAAFLRRNGMIPVWKNAEKSAVLVAMRDPADLQARDAIRRIFPGEPLAFAVALDEDIQRLIDQLERRRRDGAAVDAPGIEALLQGLEPAPGEPEEEREEPSEQDSLIVQLVNRMILDACRQRASDIHIEPRPGKAGTLVRFRVDGVCRVYQTIPARYQRAVVSRIKIMADMDISERRLPQDGKILFKRFGSLDIELRVVTVPLGGLIEDVVLRILPRHAVQSIQKIEMSARDETRFKELISKPYGLVLVVGPTGSGKTTTLHAALAEINRTERKIWTAEDPIEITQDGLRQVQINRRIGYDFAAALRSFLRADPDVIMVGEMRDRETAAIAIEASLTGHLVLSTLHTNSAAETVVRLLEMGLDPCNFADALLGVLAQRLVRSLCRRCRRPQGTDPGYYDALEASYGEGWCGLGETSNGMDLFARGGCPHCNQSGYSGRTAICELLLCTDPIKELIRRGAPVDALNAQAAREGMTTLMQDGVRKVVKGITDLQEVRRVCVR, from the coding sequence ATGATGACATCTGAAGAGGAGAACCGATTGCGAAGCGGCTTCGCAGAACGGGAGGCCCGTTCTGATGACGGGTTCGACTCGCGATTCGCCGGCCTGCTCGGGACAGGGCTCCTGAGCCTCCTGGATCTGAAGGCTGCCGAAAGCCGTGCCAGATCAGCCGGCCGGTCTGTAGAGAGCATCCTGCTGGATGAATTTCACCTGTCGAAGCAGGATCTTGGCCTTGCCCTGGCGAGGCGTTACCGGATGCCTCTTCTGGCCTTCAGCGAGGATCTGCATTTCCCCGCCGGCCGGCTTTCCGGCGTCAAGGCCGCTTTCCTGAGAAGGAACGGGATGATCCCGGTTTGGAAGAACGCCGAAAAAAGCGCCGTTCTGGTCGCCATGCGCGATCCTGCCGACCTCCAGGCCAGGGATGCCATCAGACGAATCTTTCCTGGCGAACCTCTGGCCTTCGCCGTTGCGTTGGACGAGGATATCCAGCGTCTGATCGATCAGCTGGAGCGCAGGCGGCGCGATGGAGCGGCCGTCGATGCCCCGGGGATCGAGGCGCTGCTCCAGGGTTTGGAGCCGGCGCCGGGGGAACCCGAGGAGGAAAGGGAGGAGCCGAGCGAGCAGGACAGCCTCATCGTCCAACTGGTCAACCGGATGATCCTGGATGCCTGCCGACAGCGCGCCTCCGACATCCACATCGAGCCGCGCCCGGGGAAGGCCGGCACCCTGGTCCGTTTCAGGGTGGACGGCGTTTGCCGGGTTTACCAGACCATCCCCGCCCGGTATCAGCGTGCGGTGGTTTCCAGGATCAAGATCATGGCCGATATGGACATCTCGGAGCGCCGGCTCCCCCAGGATGGCAAGATCCTGTTCAAGCGCTTCGGCTCGTTGGATATCGAGCTGCGCGTGGTCACGGTCCCACTCGGTGGGCTGATCGAAGACGTGGTGCTCAGGATCCTTCCGCGGCATGCGGTGCAAAGCATCCAAAAGATCGAGATGAGTGCTCGCGACGAGACACGCTTCAAAGAGCTGATCTCGAAGCCCTATGGCCTGGTCCTCGTCGTCGGTCCGACGGGCAGCGGAAAGACGACGACGCTCCATGCGGCGCTCGCTGAGATCAACCGGACGGAGCGAAAGATCTGGACGGCAGAGGATCCGATCGAGATCACCCAGGATGGGCTGCGCCAGGTCCAGATCAACCGCAGGATCGGCTATGACTTCGCAGCTGCCCTCCGGTCGTTTCTGAGAGCCGATCCGGATGTGATCATGGTGGGTGAGATGCGGGACCGGGAAACGGCCGCCATCGCCATCGAGGCGTCTCTGACGGGGCATCTCGTTCTGAGCACGCTGCACACGAACAGCGCCGCCGAGACCGTCGTCCGGCTGCTCGAAATGGGCCTCGATCCCTGTAATTTCGCCGATGCGCTTCTCGGCGTTCTGGCGCAGCGCCTCGTGAGGAGCCTCTGCCGGCGATGCAGAAGACCGCAGGGGACGGACCCCGGCTACTATGACGCCCTCGAGGCCTCCTACGGCGAGGGCTGGTGCGGTCTGGGAGAGACTTCGAATGGCATGGACCTCTTTGCCCGTGGAGGATGCCCCCACTGCAATCAGAGCGGGTACAGCGGGAGGACAGCGATCTGCGAACTGCTTCTTTGCACGGATCCGATCAAGGAACTCATCCGGCGGGGTGCACCTGTCGATGCGTTGAATGCCCAGGCCGCCCGCGAAGGCATGACGACCCTGATGCAGGATGGAGTCCGCAAGGTCGTCAAGGGCATCACGGACCTCCAGGAGGTCCGACGGGTTTGCGTGCGTTAG
- a CDS encoding hypothetical protein (Evidence 5 : Unknown function) has product MKKIFLRGRIPSTGGRAGGNAGLFERVAGKEKALFLAGVLGILYHLCLQNAFFAHPGVHSHFCWRSDPRIAPRKCLVSPVQGPDFAGWEIWPVGESFPRLSDTRYRRNRTEKVPMKLDLKEAESLLGISAMTIQRWARQGRIPAREAGGALVFRQKELERWAWNRQWPLRRDPGISCLEGGLETECLSDALRRGGVFFNVRGDTVKEVLNEMAGLVPLSADVDREGLVELLEERERLASTGIGRGVAVPHPREPLTSIGDRAIVTAAFLERPVDFGAMDHVPVFLVLLMLSPATRIHLRLLSRLSFCLRDVSLTEGLPNYREEEAFLKDIARAEQGL; this is encoded by the coding sequence GTGAAAAAGATTTTTCTGCGAGGTCGGATTCCCTCGACCGGCGGTCGAGCAGGTGGAAATGCCGGTCTGTTCGAGCGGGTCGCCGGCAAGGAAAAAGCCTTGTTTTTAGCCGGGGTTCTTGGCATTTTATATCATTTGTGTCTGCAAAACGCTTTTTTCGCCCATCCCGGTGTCCATTCGCATTTCTGCTGGCGAAGCGATCCGCGGATCGCCCCGCGCAAATGCCTCGTTTCCCCCGTGCAGGGGCCCGATTTTGCCGGATGGGAAATCTGGCCGGTGGGGGAGTCTTTCCCCCGGCTGTCTGACACCCGATATCGGAGAAACAGGACAGAGAAGGTCCCCATGAAGCTTGACTTGAAGGAGGCGGAGTCGCTTCTCGGCATTTCCGCCATGACGATTCAGCGCTGGGCGCGCCAAGGCCGGATACCCGCTAGAGAGGCAGGCGGCGCCCTCGTTTTCAGACAGAAGGAACTCGAACGGTGGGCCTGGAACCGGCAGTGGCCGTTGCGCCGGGATCCGGGCATCTCCTGCCTGGAGGGCGGCCTGGAGACGGAATGTCTTTCGGACGCCTTGCGGCGGGGAGGTGTCTTTTTCAACGTTCGCGGGGACACGGTCAAGGAGGTTCTGAACGAGATGGCCGGGCTGGTTCCGCTCTCAGCCGATGTGGATCGTGAAGGGCTGGTCGAGCTATTGGAGGAGAGAGAGCGGTTGGCGAGCACGGGCATCGGGCGAGGGGTCGCCGTTCCGCACCCGCGTGAACCCCTGACCTCGATCGGTGACCGTGCCATTGTGACGGCGGCGTTTTTGGAGCGGCCGGTGGATTTCGGGGCGATGGACCATGTCCCGGTCTTTCTGGTGTTGCTCATGTTGAGCCCAGCAACGCGTATCCACCTCCGTCTACTGTCCCGTTTGAGCTTCTGCCTTCGAGACGTATCGTTGACGGAGGGGCTGCCGAACTACCGCGAAGAAGAGGCCTTTTTGAAGGACATCGCTCGGGCCGAGCAGGGATTGTGA